In one window of Rhodopseudomonas palustris HaA2 DNA:
- a CDS encoding YifB family Mg chelatase-like AAA ATPase translates to MVQHVSTVAFEGIDARAVDVQVQVSPGLPAFAVVGLADKAVSEARERVRSALIASGLALPARRITVNLAPADLPKEGSHYDLPIALGLMAAIGAIPGDALAGFTVLGELGLDGSIAPVAGVLPAAIAANARDEGLICPAACGSEAAWASPDIQIIAARSLIQIANHFKGTQLLSRPQPRVHEAESSTLDLRDIKGQESAKRALEIAAAGGHHLLMVGSPGAGKSMLAARLPSILPPLSPAELLEVSMIASVAGEIRDGALTAKRPFRAPHHSASMAALTGGGIKARPGEISLAHQGVLFLDELPEFDPRVLDSLRAPLETGEVAVSRANHRVTYPARVMLVAAMNPCRCGRAYEPGYACKRGRVERCSADYQSRISGPLLDRIDLRIEVPAVTAADLILPPAAEGSAEVAARVAAARDVQRQRYAAIGLPQFRTNAEAPAAALEATAQPDSAGLKLLRDAAETMRLSARGYHRVLRVARTLADLDGADKIGRLHLAEALSYRALGEDVRRAA, encoded by the coding sequence ATGGTTCAGCACGTGTCCACGGTGGCTTTCGAAGGCATCGACGCGCGCGCGGTCGATGTCCAGGTCCAGGTCTCGCCCGGGCTGCCGGCCTTCGCCGTCGTCGGCCTCGCCGACAAGGCGGTGTCGGAAGCCCGCGAGCGGGTTCGCTCGGCGCTGATCGCCTCGGGCCTGGCGCTGCCGGCACGACGCATCACGGTCAATCTCGCGCCCGCCGATCTGCCGAAGGAAGGCAGCCATTACGACCTGCCGATCGCGCTCGGGCTGATGGCGGCGATCGGCGCCATCCCCGGCGACGCGCTGGCGGGATTCACCGTGCTGGGCGAACTCGGCCTCGACGGCTCGATCGCGCCGGTGGCCGGCGTGCTGCCGGCCGCGATCGCCGCCAACGCCCGCGACGAGGGCCTGATCTGCCCGGCGGCCTGCGGCTCCGAGGCGGCCTGGGCGAGCCCCGACATCCAGATCATCGCGGCCCGGTCGCTGATCCAGATCGCCAATCATTTCAAAGGGACGCAGCTTCTCAGCCGGCCGCAGCCGCGGGTCCACGAGGCCGAGAGTTCGACCCTCGACCTGCGCGACATCAAGGGCCAGGAGAGCGCCAAGCGCGCGCTGGAGATCGCCGCCGCAGGCGGTCACCATCTGCTGATGGTGGGGTCGCCCGGCGCGGGCAAGTCGATGCTGGCGGCGCGGCTGCCGTCGATCCTGCCGCCACTGTCCCCGGCCGAATTGCTCGAAGTCTCGATGATCGCCTCGGTCGCCGGCGAGATCCGCGACGGCGCTTTGACGGCGAAGCGCCCGTTCCGCGCGCCACACCATTCCGCCAGCATGGCGGCGCTGACCGGCGGAGGCATCAAGGCGCGACCCGGTGAGATTTCGCTGGCGCATCAGGGCGTGCTGTTCCTGGACGAACTCCCCGAATTCGATCCCCGCGTTCTGGATTCGTTGCGGGCGCCGCTCGAAACCGGCGAAGTCGCGGTGTCGCGTGCCAACCATCGCGTCACCTACCCGGCCCGGGTCATGTTGGTCGCGGCGATGAACCCGTGCCGCTGCGGCCGCGCCTACGAACCGGGCTATGCCTGCAAGCGCGGGCGGGTCGAGCGCTGCAGTGCGGACTATCAATCCCGCATTTCCGGGCCACTGCTGGATCGGATCGACCTGCGGATCGAGGTGCCCGCGGTCACCGCCGCCGATCTGATCCTGCCGCCTGCGGCGGAAGGCTCCGCCGAAGTGGCGGCGCGGGTTGCCGCCGCGCGCGACGTGCAGCGGCAACGCTATGCCGCGATCGGGCTACCGCAATTCCGCACCAATGCCGAGGCGCCGGCCGCCGCGCTGGAAGCCACCGCCCAGCCGGATTCCGCCGGGCTGAAGCTGCTGCGCGACGCGGCCG
- a CDS encoding acyl-homoserine-lactone synthase: MDVHVVRRENREFYADLIEQQFRIRHQIYVVERKWTELARPDGSEIDQFDTDDTVYLLGLQNGEIVAGMRMVPTTSPTLLSDVFPQLALETPVRRPDVYELSRIFVVPNRRGEHAGPRAEAVIQAAAMEYGLAIGLSAFTIVLETWWLPRLLDQGWRARPLGLPQDIAGMSTTAVLVDVDDQAWLEICARRSVPGPALQWRGLDNVDRNPLPNIMELS, encoded by the coding sequence ATGGACGTTCACGTCGTGCGCCGCGAGAACCGCGAGTTCTACGCGGATCTGATCGAGCAGCAGTTTCGTATTCGCCACCAGATCTATGTCGTTGAACGGAAGTGGACCGAACTGGCTCGGCCCGATGGCAGCGAGATCGATCAGTTCGACACCGATGACACGGTGTACCTGCTCGGCCTACAGAACGGCGAAATCGTCGCCGGCATGCGGATGGTACCGACGACGTCGCCGACGTTGCTGAGCGACGTCTTCCCGCAGCTCGCACTGGAAACTCCGGTGCGGCGCCCCGACGTCTACGAATTGTCGCGGATCTTCGTCGTCCCGAACAGGCGGGGCGAGCACGCCGGGCCCCGCGCCGAGGCGGTGATCCAGGCTGCAGCGATGGAATACGGCCTCGCCATCGGCCTGTCGGCTTTTACCATCGTGCTGGAAACCTGGTGGCTGCCGCGGCTGCTGGATCAGGGCTGGCGCGCGCGTCCGCTCGGACTGCCACAGGACATCGCCGGCATGTCGACCACCGCGGTGTTGGTCGATGTCGACGATCAGGCCTGGCTGGAGATCTGCGCGCGCCGGTCGGTCCCCGGCCCGGCGCTGCAGTGGCGGGGCCTCGACAATGTCGACCGCAATCCCCTTCCCAACATCATGGAGCTGTCATGA
- a CDS encoding helix-turn-helix transcriptional regulator, producing the protein MLAGESHLWGRRALEFVDAADRLDAPSLVRQFESHIASAGFSAYIMAALPAPGAGLAELTLANGWPRGWFELYVGRNYMAVDPVPRHGAATVQPFEWSDAPYDRKRDRAAHQVMTDAAEFGLVRGYCIPLHYDDGGAMISMAGEAPDLDPTAKGAMQLIGVYAHNRLRSLNRPKPQRRLLTSRECEILSWAAQGKTAWEISMILRIAERTVKFHLIEASRKLNAVNRTAAVAKALSLGLIRL; encoded by the coding sequence ATGTTGGCGGGCGAAAGTCATCTTTGGGGACGGCGCGCACTGGAATTCGTCGACGCCGCGGACCGGCTCGACGCTCCATCCCTCGTTCGACAGTTCGAATCCCACATCGCCAGCGCCGGCTTCAGCGCCTACATCATGGCCGCACTGCCCGCGCCCGGCGCCGGGCTTGCCGAACTGACCCTGGCGAACGGCTGGCCGCGCGGCTGGTTCGAACTCTATGTCGGCCGGAACTACATGGCGGTCGATCCGGTGCCCCGCCACGGCGCCGCCACGGTGCAGCCGTTCGAATGGTCGGACGCACCCTACGATCGCAAGCGAGATCGGGCCGCGCACCAGGTCATGACCGACGCGGCGGAGTTCGGTCTGGTCCGCGGCTACTGCATTCCGCTGCATTACGACGACGGCGGCGCCATGATCAGCATGGCCGGCGAGGCGCCCGACCTCGATCCGACCGCCAAAGGCGCGATGCAGCTGATCGGCGTCTATGCCCATAACCGGCTTCGGTCGCTCAACCGGCCGAAGCCACAGCGCCGGCTGCTGACCTCTCGCGAATGCGAGATCCTGTCGTGGGCGGCGCAGGGCAAGACGGCATGGGAGATCTCTATGATTCTCCGCATCGCCGAGCGCACCGTGAAGTTCCACCTGATCGAAGCGTCCCGCAAACTCAATGCCGTGAACCGGACGGCCGCCGTCGCCAAGGCACTGTCACTCGGACTGATCCGGCTGTGA
- the gshB gene encoding glutathione synthase, which yields MTLKVAVQMDPIARINIRGDSTFALLLEAQKRGHAISYFTPDKLSLRGTDVVASAQSLSVRDLEGDHFTLGEPERIDMRSFDAVLLRQDPPFDLAYITSTHLLERIHPQTLVVNDPASVRNAPEKLFVMDFAELMPPTLISRNLDEINAFRAEHGAVVMKPLHGHGGAAVFRVLPQDINFGSLYDMFAVTFREPWVIQRFLPEVKHGDKRIILVDGEFAGAVNRVPAADDLRSNMVRGGAAAATDLSERERAICATLGPKLRERGLLLVGIDVIDGYLTEINVTSPTGIRAVARLGGPDIAARVWDVIEQKRS from the coding sequence ATGACATTGAAGGTCGCCGTCCAGATGGACCCCATCGCGCGGATCAACATCCGCGGCGATTCCACATTCGCGCTGCTGCTCGAAGCACAGAAGCGCGGCCATGCGATCTCGTACTTCACCCCCGACAAACTCTCGCTGCGCGGGACCGACGTTGTGGCCTCCGCGCAAAGCCTGAGCGTCCGCGATCTTGAGGGCGATCACTTCACGCTGGGCGAGCCCGAACGCATCGACATGCGCAGCTTCGACGCGGTGCTGCTGCGCCAGGACCCGCCGTTCGACCTGGCTTACATCACCAGCACCCATCTGCTGGAACGGATTCATCCGCAGACGCTGGTCGTCAATGATCCGGCCAGCGTCCGCAACGCGCCGGAAAAGCTGTTCGTGATGGACTTCGCCGAGCTGATGCCGCCGACGCTGATCAGCCGCAATCTCGACGAGATCAATGCGTTTCGCGCCGAGCACGGCGCCGTGGTGATGAAGCCGCTGCACGGCCATGGCGGCGCCGCGGTGTTCCGCGTGCTGCCGCAGGACATCAATTTCGGCTCGCTGTACGACATGTTCGCCGTCACCTTCCGCGAACCCTGGGTGATCCAGCGCTTCCTCCCCGAGGTGAAGCACGGTGACAAGCGCATCATCCTGGTCGACGGCGAATTCGCCGGCGCGGTCAACCGGGTGCCTGCGGCCGACGATCTGCGCTCCAACATGGTGCGCGGCGGAGCCGCGGCGGCGACCGATCTGTCGGAGCGCGAGCGCGCCATCTGCGCGACGCTCGGCCCCAAGCTGCGCGAGCGCGGGTTGTTGCTGGTCGGAATCGACGTGATCGATGGTTATCTCACCGAAATCAACGTCACCTCGCCGACCGGCATTCGCGCCGTGGCGCGGCTCGGCGGCCCGGACATCGCCGCCCGGGTCTGGGACGTGATTGAGCAAAAGCGATCATGA
- a CDS encoding YraN family protein, which translates to MAKTKHPPAPDRVAAFQTGISAETRAAAYLMAKGYRILARRFKTPCGEIDIVAQRRQLIAFVEVKARARLDDAAYAVTPRQQQRIIAAAEAWLMANPDHATFELRFDAVLVAPKRLPQHLPAAFDASP; encoded by the coding sequence ATGGCGAAGACTAAGCATCCACCGGCGCCTGACCGCGTCGCCGCGTTTCAGACCGGGATCTCCGCCGAAACCCGCGCCGCAGCCTATCTGATGGCGAAGGGCTACCGGATCCTGGCGCGACGGTTCAAGACGCCCTGTGGCGAGATCGACATCGTGGCGCAGCGGCGCCAGCTGATCGCCTTCGTCGAGGTCAAGGCGCGCGCCCGGCTCGACGACGCCGCCTATGCGGTGACGCCCCGACAGCAGCAACGCATCATCGCCGCCGCCGAGGCGTGGCTGATGGCCAATCCCGACCACGCCACGTTCGAGCTGCGCTTCGACGCGGTGCTGGTGGCGCCGAAGCGATTGCCGCAGCATTTGCCGGCGGCGTTCGACGCGAGCCCTTGA
- the rsmI gene encoding 16S rRNA (cytidine(1402)-2'-O)-methyltransferase: MRAKTVSSADPVSIPEPDVRTFLVAGQKLTARRASPGLHLVATPIGNLGDITLRALETLAGVDVVACEDTRITHRLIERYGISAQLKPYHEHNAAQARPKILEKLAQGGSVALVSDAGTPLISDPGYKLVREAYDAGHEVIALPGASAVLAALALAALPTDRFFFDGFLPSKQGARRARLNELAAIDATLVLFEAGSRIHNSLRDLAEVLGSRDAAVCRELTKLHQEVRRAPLATLAETAETLDTRGEFVVVIGPPDPNAQAMTQDALDDWLRDALQRDSVKDAVAQAVEISGRPRREIYARALELARQREAGNDESCDGED; the protein is encoded by the coding sequence ATGCGCGCAAAAACCGTCAGCTCCGCAGATCCTGTGTCCATCCCCGAGCCCGACGTGCGGACGTTTCTGGTCGCGGGCCAGAAACTGACGGCGCGGCGCGCATCCCCCGGCCTGCACCTGGTCGCAACGCCGATCGGCAATCTCGGCGACATCACCTTGCGGGCGCTGGAAACCTTGGCCGGCGTCGATGTCGTCGCCTGCGAAGACACCCGAATCACGCATCGGTTGATCGAACGATACGGCATATCGGCGCAGCTCAAACCCTATCACGAACACAACGCCGCGCAGGCGCGGCCGAAGATCCTCGAAAAGCTCGCCCAAGGCGGCTCGGTCGCGCTGGTATCCGACGCCGGCACCCCCCTGATCTCCGACCCCGGCTACAAGCTGGTGCGCGAAGCGTACGATGCCGGACACGAGGTGATCGCGCTGCCCGGCGCCTCCGCAGTGCTCGCTGCATTGGCGCTGGCCGCGCTGCCGACCGATCGTTTTTTCTTCGACGGCTTTCTGCCGTCGAAGCAGGGCGCACGCCGCGCGCGTCTGAACGAACTCGCTGCGATCGACGCGACGCTGGTCCTCTTCGAGGCCGGCAGCCGGATTCACAACAGCCTGCGCGACCTCGCCGAGGTTCTGGGCAGCCGCGACGCAGCGGTGTGCCGCGAACTCACCAAGCTGCATCAGGAAGTCCGCCGCGCGCCGTTGGCGACGCTGGCGGAGACCGCCGAGACGCTGGATACGCGCGGTGAGTTCGTGGTGGTGATCGGGCCGCCCGATCCGAACGCGCAGGCGATGACCCAGGATGCGCTCGACGACTGGCTGCGCGACGCGTTGCAGCGCGACAGCGTCAAGGATGCGGTGGCGCAAGCCGTCGAAATCTCCGGGCGTCCTCGTCGCGAGATCTACGCCCGCGCGCTCGAACTGGCGCGACAGCGCGAGGCCGGCAATGACGAAAGTTGCGATGGCGAAGACTAA
- a CDS encoding penicillin-binding protein activator — protein MAELRDRNTTSLRTSRRTAVGLILGAPLLGACSGMQQTLSSQFGQQPTAPEAAQQSQSVGNGRVKVGLVLPLSAAGNAGVAAQSMKNAAEMALAEFNNPDIQLLVKDDAGNPQGAQAATQQALDEGAEIMLGPLFAQSVPAAAQLTRARGISMIAFSTDSSVAGRGVYLLSFLPESDVNRIIGYASSVGKRSYAALLPDNAYGGVVEAAFKQVVGTKGGRIAAFEKYGADRAGPARTIAQALSGADSLLLADDGDALASVSEALTAAGADLRRVQLLGTGLWDNPRVFATPALQGGLYAAPDPSGFRSFSGRYRAKFGQEPVRTATLAYDAVALVAALSKTQGAKRFSAEVLTNPSGFAGIDGLFRFRADGSNERGLAVMRVATGGAQAVAGSPKSFGA, from the coding sequence ATGGCGGAACTGCGCGATCGAAATACCACGTCTCTGCGAACCAGCCGCCGCACGGCGGTCGGATTGATCCTCGGCGCGCCGTTGCTCGGCGCCTGCTCGGGGATGCAGCAGACGCTCTCCAGTCAGTTCGGCCAGCAGCCGACCGCGCCGGAGGCCGCGCAGCAATCGCAATCCGTCGGCAACGGTCGGGTCAAGGTCGGTCTCGTGCTGCCGCTGTCTGCGGCCGGAAATGCCGGCGTCGCCGCGCAGTCGATGAAGAATGCCGCCGAGATGGCGCTCGCCGAGTTCAACAATCCCGACATCCAGTTGCTGGTGAAAGACGATGCCGGCAATCCGCAGGGCGCGCAGGCCGCGACCCAGCAGGCGCTCGACGAAGGCGCCGAGATCATGCTCGGTCCGCTGTTCGCGCAATCGGTGCCGGCTGCCGCCCAGCTGACGCGCGCCCGCGGCATCTCGATGATCGCGTTCTCGACGGATTCGAGCGTCGCCGGCCGCGGCGTCTATCTGTTGAGCTTCCTGCCGGAGTCCGACGTCAACCGGATCATCGGCTACGCGTCGAGCGTCGGCAAACGTTCCTATGCGGCACTGCTGCCGGACAACGCCTATGGCGGCGTCGTCGAGGCCGCCTTCAAGCAGGTGGTCGGGACCAAGGGCGGCCGCATCGCCGCGTTCGAGAAATACGGCGCCGACCGAGCCGGCCCGGCGCGGACCATCGCGCAGGCGCTGTCCGGCGCCGATTCGCTGCTGCTCGCCGATGACGGTGATGCGCTGGCAAGCGTCAGCGAGGCGCTGACCGCGGCGGGCGCCGATCTGCGCCGCGTGCAGTTGCTCGGCACCGGGCTGTGGGACAATCCGCGCGTGTTCGCAACGCCGGCGTTGCAGGGTGGACTCTACGCCGCGCCCGATCCGTCCGGCTTTCGCAGTTTCTCTGGCCGCTACCGCGCCAAATTCGGCCAGGAACCCGTCCGCACCGCGACGCTCGCTTACGATGCAGTGGCGCTGGTGGCGGCCTTGTCGAAGACGCAGGGTGCCAAGCGGTTCTCGGCCGAGGTGTTGACCAATCCGTCGGGCTTCGCCGGCATCGACGGCCTGTTTCGCTTCCGCGCCGACGGCAGCAACGAGCGGGGCCTCGCGGTGATGCGCGTTGCGACCGGCGGCGCCCAGGCGGTGGCTGGATCGCCGAAGAGCTTCGGGGCGTAG
- the hemW gene encoding radical SAM family heme chaperone HemW, whose amino-acid sequence MGAESDRAFGVQAFGVYVHWPFCLSKCPYCDFNSHVRHAAIDEDRFARAFAREIEATAQRIGPRDVTSIFLGGGTPSLMQPQTVGAILDAIGKYWRVAPDVEVSLEANPTSVEATRFRGYRAAGVNRVSLGVQALDDASLKTLGRLHTAQEAMEAVAIARAAFDRYSFDLIYARPGQTPAMWEAELRRAIGEAAEHLSLYQLTIEAETPFFALHRAGKLQTPDESASRALYDVTQSVCAELGLPAYEISNHARPGAECKHNLVYWRGQEYAGIGPGAHGRLDIGGTRYAIATEKRPESWLMRVEASGTGVVTDDRLNSEERADEFLLMGLRLAEGIDPRRYQALAGRSLDPSRIAILREEGAIAVDADGRLRVTQAGFPVLDAVVADLAA is encoded by the coding sequence TTGGGCGCTGAATCCGATCGCGCCTTCGGCGTCCAAGCCTTTGGTGTCTACGTGCACTGGCCCTTCTGCCTGTCGAAGTGCCCGTATTGCGACTTCAACAGCCATGTCCGGCACGCCGCGATCGACGAGGACCGCTTCGCTCGCGCCTTCGCCCGCGAGATCGAAGCCACCGCGCAGCGGATCGGTCCGCGGGACGTCACGTCGATCTTTCTCGGCGGCGGCACGCCGTCGCTGATGCAGCCGCAGACCGTCGGCGCCATCCTCGACGCCATCGGCAAATACTGGCGCGTCGCGCCCGATGTCGAAGTGAGCCTCGAAGCCAATCCGACCAGCGTCGAGGCGACGCGGTTTCGCGGCTATCGCGCGGCCGGCGTCAACCGCGTCTCGCTCGGCGTGCAGGCGCTCGACGACGCCTCGCTGAAGACGCTCGGCCGCCTGCACACGGCACAGGAAGCAATGGAAGCCGTGGCGATCGCGCGCGCGGCGTTCGATCGCTATTCGTTCGACCTGATCTACGCGCGCCCGGGGCAAACTCCCGCGATGTGGGAGGCCGAACTGCGCCGCGCCATCGGCGAGGCGGCCGAACATCTGTCGCTGTATCAGCTCACGATCGAGGCCGAGACGCCGTTCTTTGCGCTGCATCGCGCCGGCAAGCTGCAGACGCCGGACGAGTCCGCGTCGCGCGCACTCTACGATGTCACACAATCGGTCTGCGCCGAGCTCGGACTCCCCGCTTACGAGATTTCCAATCACGCCCGCCCGGGTGCCGAGTGCAAACACAATCTCGTCTACTGGCGCGGTCAGGAATATGCCGGGATCGGCCCCGGCGCGCATGGCCGGCTCGACATCGGCGGCACGCGCTACGCGATCGCCACCGAAAAGCGGCCGGAGAGCTGGCTGATGCGGGTCGAAGCGAGCGGCACCGGCGTGGTGACCGATGACCGTCTCAACAGCGAAGAGCGCGCCGACGAATTCCTGCTGATGGGGCTGCGGCTCGCCGAAGGCATCGACCCGCGGCGCTATCAGGCGCTGGCCGGCCGTTCGCTCGATCCATCGCGGATCGCGATCCTGCGCGAGGAAGGCGCCATCGCGGTCGACGCCGACGGAAGGCTGCGCGTGACGCAAGCCGGCTTTCCGGTGCTGGATGCCGTCGTGGCGGATCTGGCGGCGTAG
- the rdgB gene encoding RdgB/HAM1 family non-canonical purine NTP pyrophosphatase, producing MHRRISGQLVIATHNPGKLAEMRELLAPYGIAAVSAGELGLGEPDETGDSFRANARIKAEAAAQAAQLPAFADDSGLAVDALDGAPGILSARWAGEGKDFNAAMARIERLLQERGATTPDRRGAHFVSALCVAWPDGHVEEVEARADGTLVWPPRGSAGFGYDPIFLPEGHDRTFGEMTSLEKHGLPPLGLGLSHRARAFVELAEICLGR from the coding sequence ATGCATCGACGAATCAGCGGCCAGCTCGTGATCGCGACCCACAATCCCGGCAAGCTCGCCGAGATGCGGGAACTGCTGGCCCCCTACGGGATCGCCGCGGTGTCGGCCGGCGAACTGGGGCTCGGCGAACCGGACGAAACCGGCGACAGTTTTCGCGCCAACGCCCGCATCAAGGCCGAGGCCGCCGCGCAGGCCGCGCAACTCCCTGCCTTTGCAGACGATTCGGGACTTGCCGTCGATGCGCTCGACGGCGCCCCTGGGATCTTGTCGGCGCGCTGGGCCGGCGAGGGCAAGGATTTCAACGCCGCGATGGCCCGCATCGAACGGCTGCTGCAGGAGCGCGGTGCCACGACGCCGGATCGGCGCGGCGCGCATTTCGTCTCGGCGCTGTGCGTCGCCTGGCCGGACGGCCATGTCGAGGAGGTCGAGGCGCGGGCGGACGGCACGCTGGTCTGGCCGCCGCGCGGTAGTGCCGGCTTCGGCTACGACCCGATCTTTCTGCCGGAGGGCCATGACCGCACCTTCGGCGAAATGACCAGCCTCGAGAAGCACGGCCTGCCGCCGCTCGGGCTCGGCCTGTCGCATCGCGCCCGCGCCTTCGTCGAACTGGCGGAGATCTGCCTTGGGCGCTGA
- the rph gene encoding ribonuclease PH: protein MRPSRRAPDELRAVSLERGVVKYAEGSCLVKFGDTHVLVTATLEERLPPWLKGQGRGWVTAEYGMLPRATLERTRREAAAGKQNGRTVEIQRLIGRSLRTIVDLQALGERQITVDCDVLQADGGTRTASITGAWVALADCLAWMKTRNMLKGQVMRDNVAAISCGIYNGTPVLDLDYAEDSEAETDANFVMTGDGRIVEVQGTAEKTPFSQDEFLALMALAQKGVARLVDLQKMAVA, encoded by the coding sequence ATGCGGCCAAGCCGCCGTGCGCCCGACGAACTGCGCGCCGTCTCGCTGGAGCGGGGCGTCGTGAAATACGCCGAGGGCTCCTGCCTGGTTAAATTCGGCGACACCCATGTGCTGGTGACGGCGACCCTGGAGGAGCGGCTGCCGCCGTGGCTGAAGGGCCAGGGCCGTGGCTGGGTGACGGCCGAATACGGCATGCTGCCCCGCGCCACGCTGGAACGCACCCGGCGCGAGGCCGCAGCCGGCAAGCAGAATGGCCGCACCGTCGAGATCCAGCGCCTGATCGGCCGCTCGCTGCGCACCATCGTCGACCTGCAGGCGCTCGGCGAGCGCCAGATCACGGTCGATTGCGACGTGCTGCAGGCCGATGGCGGCACCCGGACTGCCTCGATCACCGGCGCCTGGGTGGCGCTGGCCGACTGTCTCGCCTGGATGAAGACCCGCAACATGCTCAAAGGCCAGGTGATGCGCGACAACGTCGCAGCGATCTCCTGCGGAATCTACAACGGCACCCCGGTGCTCGACCTCGACTACGCCGAGGACTCCGAAGCCGAAACCGACGCCAATTTCGTCATGACCGGCGACGGCCGGATCGTCGAGGTGCAGGGCACTGCCGAGAAGACGCCGTTCTCGCAGGACGAGTTCCTGGCGCTGATGGCGCTGGCGCAGAAGGGCGTGGCGCGGCTGGTCGATCTGCAGAAAATGGCGGTGGCGTGA
- the hrcA gene encoding heat-inducible transcriptional repressor HrcA, with protein sequence MAHHEPIGLIAPNTGLAQLNERSRDIFRQIVESYLATGEPVGSRNISRLISMPLSPASVRNVMADLEQLGLIYAPHTSAGRLPTELGLRFFVDALMQVGDLTEPERQSIQAQLSSVGRAQTVEAALGEALTRLSGLTRAAAVVLTAKSNVRLKHLEFVRLEPERALVILVAEDGQVENRVLALPPGVPSSALTEASNFLNARIRGRTLAEARLELETMLSQDRTELDQLTQKVISAGIASWSGGDGEDRQLIVRGHANLLEDLHAMEDLERVRRLFDDLETKRGVVDLLGRAESAEGVRIFIGSENKLFSLSGSSTIIAPYSDGAGHIVGVLGVIGPTRLNYARVIPMVDYTARIVSQMLGG encoded by the coding sequence TTGGCTCATCATGAACCGATCGGCCTGATCGCGCCCAATACCGGACTGGCGCAGCTCAACGAGCGCTCGCGGGATATCTTTCGCCAGATCGTCGAAAGCTACCTGGCGACCGGGGAGCCGGTCGGCTCGCGCAATATTTCGCGTCTGATTTCGATGCCGCTGTCCCCGGCCTCGGTGCGCAATGTCATGGCCGATCTGGAGCAGCTCGGGCTGATCTACGCCCCGCATACCTCCGCTGGCCGCTTGCCGACCGAACTCGGCCTTCGCTTTTTCGTCGATGCACTGATGCAGGTCGGGGATCTGACCGAACCGGAGCGGCAATCGATCCAGGCGCAGCTGTCGTCGGTCGGCCGGGCACAGACCGTCGAGGCGGCGCTCGGCGAGGCGCTGACCCGGCTGTCCGGCCTGACCCGGGCCGCCGCGGTGGTGCTGACCGCCAAATCCAACGTCCGGCTCAAGCATCTCGAGTTCGTCCGGCTGGAGCCGGAGCGGGCGCTGGTGATCCTGGTCGCCGAAGACGGCCAGGTCGAGAATCGCGTGCTGGCGCTGCCGCCGGGGGTTCCCTCATCGGCGCTGACCGAGGCCTCGAACTTCCTCAACGCCCGGATCCGCGGCCGGACGCTGGCCGAAGCGCGGCTCGAACTCGAAACCATGCTGTCGCAGGATCGCACCGAGCTCGATCAGCTCACCCAGAAGGTGATCTCGGCCGGGATCGCCAGCTGGTCCGGTGGCGACGGCGAAGACCGCCAGCTGATCGTGCGCGGCCACGCTAATCTGCTCGAAGACCTGCATGCGATGGAGGACCTCGAGCGGGTCCGGCGGCTGTTCGACGATCTCGAAACCAAGCGTGGCGTGGTCGATTTGCTCGGTCGCGCCGAGAGCGCCGAAGGCGTTCGGATCTTCATCGGCTCGGAGAACAAGCTGTTCTCGCTGTCCGGGTCGTCGACCATCATCGCGCCCTACAGCGACGGCGCCGGCCACATCGTCGGCGTGCTCGGCGTGATCGGTCCGACCCGGCTGAACTACGCGCGGGTGATCCCGATGGTCGACTATACGGCGCGCATCGTCAGCCAGATGCTGGGCGGCTGA
- the grpE gene encoding nucleotide exchange factor GrpE, which translates to MTDSNGPKDNNQDQAQAAADPVVSKPYIMPDDPEDGANEALIKEAAEARDKMLRTLAEMENLRRRTQKEVADARTYGVSAFARDVLEIADNLQRALDAVPAEARANADAGLKGLIEGVELTERSLINALEKNGVRKFDPSGEKFDPNFQQAMYEVPDPSVPAGTVVQVVQAGFMIGERVLRPALVGVAKGGAKPAPAATNGTDTTA; encoded by the coding sequence ATGACCGATTCCAACGGACCGAAGGACAACAACCAGGACCAGGCGCAGGCAGCCGCCGATCCGGTGGTTTCCAAGCCGTACATCATGCCGGACGACCCGGAAGACGGCGCCAACGAGGCGCTCATCAAGGAAGCCGCCGAAGCGCGCGACAAGATGCTGCGCACGCTGGCGGAAATGGAGAATTTGCGCCGGCGGACCCAGAAAGAGGTCGCTGATGCACGGACCTATGGGGTCAGCGCGTTCGCCCGCGACGTGCTCGAGATCGCCGACAATCTGCAGCGCGCGCTCGACGCCGTGCCGGCCGAAGCCCGCGCCAATGCCGATGCCGGTCTCAAGGGGCTGATCGAGGGCGTCGAACTCACCGAGCGTTCACTGATCAACGCGCTGGAAAAGAACGGCGTCCGGAAATTCGATCCGTCGGGAGAGAAGTTCGACCCCAATTTCCAGCAGGCGATGTACGAAGTTCCGGATCCGTCGGTGCCCGCCGGCACAGTCGTGCAGGTGGTGCAGGCCGGCTTCATGATCGGCGAACGCGTGTTGCGCCCGGCGCTTGTCGGCGTTGCGAAGGGCGGCGCGAAGCCCGCGCCCGCGGCGACCAACGGCACCGATACCACCGCCTGA